The bacterium genome includes a region encoding these proteins:
- a CDS encoding HoxN/HupN/NixA family nickel/cobalt transporter, translating to MTPGQWRGCAGYGGAIFALHIGGAAALVAAARAHPALLGMGFLAYTLGLRHAFDADHIAAIDNVVRKLVRDRRSPLGVGFYFSIGHSSVVFLMAAATVLVTHWTQRSLPYLQTVGGLIGITVSGGFLLLIGVLNLFIWLDIYLIFQRMRRGHHDAEELEGLLLSRGLVMRVASPLFRLITRDWHVYPLGMVFGLGFDTASEVALLALAAGAAASALPVWGVLALPLLFGAGMSLMDTSDGIFMTTAYRWAFATPIRKVYYNLTVTGLSVVAALLIGGIELAQAIARALGLTAGVWGGLAALDLGRLGYLLVALFVLTWSLSYGAWKVLRLEERQNRPA from the coding sequence GTGACGCCGGGACAGTGGCGCGGATGCGCCGGGTACGGGGGCGCTATCTTCGCGCTGCACATCGGCGGGGCCGCGGCGCTGGTCGCGGCGGCCCGCGCGCACCCGGCGCTGCTCGGGATGGGCTTCCTCGCCTACACCCTCGGGTTGCGCCATGCGTTTGACGCCGATCACATCGCGGCGATCGACAACGTCGTCCGCAAGCTCGTCCGGGACCGGCGCTCCCCGCTCGGCGTCGGTTTCTACTTCTCCATCGGGCATTCGAGCGTCGTGTTCCTGATGGCGGCGGCCACCGTGCTCGTGACGCACTGGACGCAGCGGTCGCTGCCGTACCTCCAGACGGTCGGCGGGCTCATCGGCATCACCGTCTCCGGCGGCTTCCTCCTGCTCATCGGCGTGCTCAACCTGTTCATCTGGCTCGATATCTATCTGATCTTCCAGCGGATGCGCCGCGGCCATCACGACGCGGAGGAACTGGAAGGCCTCCTGCTCTCCCGCGGGCTCGTCATGCGCGTGGCGAGCCCGCTCTTCCGCCTGATCACCCGCGACTGGCACGTCTACCCGCTCGGGATGGTCTTCGGCCTCGGGTTCGACACCGCGAGCGAGGTGGCGCTGCTCGCCCTCGCCGCCGGGGCCGCCGCGAGCGCGCTGCCCGTCTGGGGCGTGCTCGCCCTGCCGCTGCTGTTCGGCGCGGGGATGAGCTTGATGGACACGTCGGATGGCATCTTCATGACGACCGCATACCGATGGGCGTTCGCGACGCCGATCCGGAAAGTGTATTACAACCTCACGGTGACGGGGCTCTCCGTGGTCGCCGCGCTGCTCATCGGCGGCATCGAGCTCGCCCAGGCGATCGCCCGCGCCCTTGGCCTGACCGCCGGGGTCTGGGGCGGCCTCGCGGCCCTCGACCTCGGCCGGCTTGGCTACCTGCTCGTCGCGCTGTTCGTGCTCACCTGGTCGCTCTCATACGGCGCGTGGAAGGTCCTGCGCCTCGAAGAGCGGCAGAACCGCCCGGCCTGA